GATTTACCTATACCTGAATATAATACATAGTTATAAAAAACGGGATTTTAGGTTATACATCACCTTTTTTCTGTCAGGATATAAATTTGACAATGTCAAAAAGATAAAATAAAATTTAATTAAAATTAACAAGCAAAATACTGGAGGAAAAAATGAAAAAGAGTGTAAATATAGGTGTAATAGGTAGTATGGATTTTGAAAAAGGGCTTTCAATAATTAAAGATGCTGGTTTTGATGCAGTTGAATTAAATTTAAGTGGTGTTTTAAGTATGGAAAGTTCGGAAGAAGAAGTAAAAAAAGTAAAAGAAAAAGTGAATTCAAAAGGACTTGAAATAGCAAGTTTACTTGCAGGTGCTTTCTGGCAATTTCCATTGACAAGTGATAACCAGCAGAAAAGACAGTCAGGAGAAAAACTTCTTTTAAAAAGTATAGAAATATGTAAATATCTTGAAACAGATGCAGTTCTTGTTGTTCCTGGTGTAGTTGGAACTGTATGGGAAAGTGAAGAGAGAGTTAAATATGATATTGCATATAAAAGAAGTCAGGAATCAATAAAAAAGTGCGTTGAATTAGCAGAAAAAAATAATATTTATATATGTGTTGAAAATGTGTGGAATAAATTTCTTTTAAGTCCTCTTGAAATGAAAAATTTTGTTGAGGAAATTGGTTCTGAATATGTTGGTGTTTATTTTGATGTAGGGAATATTTTAACTATAGGATATCCAGAAGATTGGATAAGAATACTCGGGGAAAAAATAAAAAGGATTCATCTTAAGGACTTCAAATTAAGCGTAGGAAATATCAATGGTTTCTGTAATCTTCTTGA
The sequence above is drawn from the bacterium genome and encodes:
- a CDS encoding sugar phosphate isomerase/epimerase family protein; protein product: MKKSVNIGVIGSMDFEKGLSIIKDAGFDAVELNLSGVLSMESSEEEVKKVKEKVNSKGLEIASLLAGAFWQFPLTSDNQQKRQSGEKLLLKSIEICKYLETDAVLVVPGVVGTVWESEERVKYDIAYKRSQESIKKCVELAEKNNIYICVENVWNKFLLSPLEMKNFVEEIGSEYVGVYFDVGNILTIGYPEDWIRILGEKIKRIHLKDFKLSVGNINGFCNLLEGDVNWKEVISALREIKYDGYLTAEYGPYKFFPETIIYNLSLAIDKIIGG